The following coding sequences are from one Haliotis asinina isolate JCU_RB_2024 chromosome 3, JCU_Hal_asi_v2, whole genome shotgun sequence window:
- the LOC137278084 gene encoding uncharacterized protein produces MGTASSTDSNKSEISPISVPDSLDSYPPPKPPISRKADVFRGADYAHVDSHARGASSSETSDYESLLNFLFEDLKTDLQMVRAIFTWLGAQRIEEMKLGNVKDPNTPIGYMKLIQQQRGSYAAFFSLLCRAAKIPCVVLRGKAKAVGYEPGDEDVSKFNSKWNAVHVGGQWRLVHPLWAFTGVEGHANGRWTMIEKKGEGHREKEIEYKGKDVRANEDFFFLTDPELFVNFCRANSQPWQLLKEPWTEEQFVKGPYLTTEYFNSGLKLTSQQTCYLVAKDGREAIRFEHAKDKNPSLSYELFCDEDESDETLPESEDLERYVLENTQGTTKTLFLRFPVRGLYKLRVYGGSGHNPPHICDFRIRCEEEGKNPNPFPLKKDIGYGYSQEARDAGLVTTSAYSGIVVMEHGQKMTFEFDVEKPSEFETKMHHRDKTLDELDKYVEKNVTDKKAEITVTMPEEGLTRDSEYALEINTREKDSHDSYRNVCNYFLTPDKAQWKDDSDAKPSNRVQQKPAHTQVKVQRQRPRTPVRSESPRFRMRAATDKDSIDNLERTIRDFEKSDLDEKDEDYTRAKERLVLLRNKANKDEATRKRMRDATKEDSIEELEKSIKDFEDGDLDEKNRDLTKAKERLKQLKKKKAEEDAIRKRMRDDTDGDSIEDLEKSIRDFEEAGIDERDRDLTLAKERLRQLKDDANKEPEPKDERAREVMRDATKNASADELERAIKEFEESGLDEKDEDLTKAKEKLVKLKANKLLKAEEDKLRKKLADAQASDNMDALDKALDECKRAGLEDKGDITKAEETLMNMHKEKLEEARRQRDAEKLQKALEEAEQSAVAEKLDNTEDFHEAKETNEQLARVKKFNRQVMDLNPRLVSEIASYKRPKPCIQDVMKATYIILGEKEESLDWQRIVKLMKTIGQGNVIRRVGQFDIVSVNSEQASSAHKLISKYDMADVKRNSQGAGTFYSWTGNVVNEVNGQREDEE; encoded by the exons ATGGGTACAGCCTCCAGCACAGACAGCAACAAGTCGGAGATAAGTCCG ATAAGCGTCCCCGACTCTCTCGACTCCTATCCCCCTCCCAAGCCTCCAATCAGCAGGAAAGCAGACGTGTTCAGAGGGGCGGACTATGCCCATGTCGACAGTCACGCCAGAGGG GCGTCGTCCTCCGAAACGTCCGACTACGAGTCCCTCCTCAACTTCCTGTTTGAGGATCTGAAGACGGACCTCCAGATGGTGCGCGCCATCTTCACCTGGCTTGGGGCTCAGCGCATCGAGGAGATGAAGCTGGGGAACGTCAAGGACCCCAACACCCCTATCGGCTACATGAAGCTCATACAACAACAGCGGGGAAGCTATGCTGCTTTCTTCTCTCTGCTGTGCAG AGCTGCCAAGATTCCCTGTGTTGTGTTGAGGGGCAAGGCAAAGGCCGTTGGGTATGAGCCTGGCGATGAGGACGTGTCTAAGTTCAACAGCAAATGGAACGCTGTACATGTGGGAGGTCAGTGGCGGTTGGTGCACCCTCTGTGGGCCTTCACTGGGGTAGAAGGCCATGCCAATGGCAGGTGGACAATGATAGAGAAAAAAG gtgaaggtcatcgaGAGAAAGAGATAGAATACAAGGGCAAGGATGTGCGAGCAAACGAGGATTTCTTCTTTCTCACAGACCCCGAGCTCTTCGTGAATTTCTGCCGTGCAAACAGTCAGCCATGGCAGCTCCTCAAGGAGCCATGGACCGAAGAACAGTTTGTCAAAGGACCTTATCTTACAACAGAATACTTCAACTCCGGCCTGAAACTGACAAGCCAGCAAACATGTTATCTTGTTGCAAAGGACGGCAGAGAAGCCATACGATTCGAACATGCAAAAGACAAAAACCCATCTCTTTCTTATGAGCTGTTTTGCGATGAAGATGAATCAGATGAAACGTTGCCAGAATCGGAGGACCTGGAACGTTATGTTCTTGAAAACACCCAAGGCACAACAAAGACACTGTTCCTTAGATTCCCGGTAAGAGGACTCTATAAACTccgtgtgtatggtggcagtggaCACAATCCACCCCATATCTGTGACTTCCGTATCCGCTGTGAAGAGGAAGGGAAGAACCCTAACCCTTTCCCTCTAAAGAAGGATATAGGATATGGTTACAGTCAAGAAGCCAGGGACGCTGGTCTCGTCACCACCTCAGCCTACAGCGGCATCGTTGTCATGGAACACGGACAGAAGATGACGTTTGAGTTTGATGTTGAGAAACCCTCCGAGTTTGAGACGAAGATGCATCACCGAGACAAGACACTGGATGAACTCGATAAATACGTGGAGAAAAACGTCACGGACAAAAAAGCTGAGATAACCGTGACAATGCCAGAGGAAGGCCTAACTAGAGACTCAGAATATGCTCTGGAAATCAACACGCGAGAGAAGGACAGCCACGACTCCTACAGGAACGTGTGCAACTACTTCCTGACTCCGGACAAGGCCCAGTGGAAGGATGACTCAGACGCCAAACCCAGTAACCGTGTCCAGCAGAAACCAGCCCATACACAGGTCAAGGTTCAGAGACAGCGACCACGGACACCAGTTAGATCTGAG AGTCCCCGGTTCCGCATGCGAGCTGCCACGGATAAAGACTCCATCGACAATCTGGAGAGAACCATCCGGGACTTTGAAAAGTCAGATTTGGACGAGAAGGATGAAGATTATACCAGAGCCAAGGAGAGACTTGTGCTCCTCAGGAACAAGGCCAATAAAGATGAG GCCACAAGGAAGCGCATGCGTGATGCCACAAAGGAAGATTCCATCGAAGAACTTGAAAAGTCCATCAAAGACTTTGAGGATGGAGACCTAGATGAGAAGAACAGGGATCTCACCAAGGCTAAGGAAAGACTGAAAcagctgaagaagaagaaggcaGAAGAAGAT GCTATCAGAAAACGAATGAGAGACGATACCGATGGAGATTCGATTGAGGACCTTGAGAAATCTATCCGTGACTTTGAGGAGGCCGGTATTGACGAAAGGGACAGAGACCTGACCCTGGCCAAGGAGAGACTGAGACAACTGAAGGATGATGCAAACAAAGAGCCAGAACCAAAGGACGAG CGGGCGCGGGAAGTGATGCGGGACGCCACTAAGAATGCATCTGCAGATGAATTGGAGAGAGCCATCAAGGAATTTGAGGAGTCGGGCTTGGATGAGAAGGACGAGGACTTAACTAAGGCCAAGGAGAAGCTTGTGAAGCTCAAGGCTAACA AACTACTGAAGGCTGAAGAGGACAAACTGCGGAAGAAACTGGCCGATGCGCAGGCTAGCGACAACATGGACGCACTGGACAAGGCTCTGGATGAATGTAAGAGAGCCGGACTCGAGGACAAGGGAGATATCACTAAAGCTGAGGAGACCCTAATGAACATGCACAAGGAAA AACTTGAGGAAGCCAGGCGTCAGCGTGATGCAGAGAAACTCCAGAAGGCTCTGGAGGAAGCGGAACAGTCGGCTGTGGCAGAGAAGCTGGACAACACTGAGGACTTCCATGAGGCCAAAGAAACAAACGAGCAGTTGGCCAGGGTCAAGAAGTTCAACAGACAG GTGATGGACCTGAACCCACGCCTGGTGTCCGAGATTGCCAGCTACAAGAGACCTAAGCCATGTATTCAGGACGTGATGAAGGCGACCTATATCATCCTGGGCGAAAAGGAGGAGTCTCTGGAT TGGCAGAGAATCGTGAAGCTGATGAAAACGATTGGTCAAGGAAATGTCATCAGGAgagttggtcagtttgacattgtcAGTGTGAACTCGGAACAAGCCAGTTCGGCACACAAACTCATCTCCAAGTACGACATGGCTGATGTTAAGAGAAACAGTCAAGGAGCAGGAACATTTTACTCTTGG ACCGGAAATGTGGTTAACGAAGTGAATGGGCAAAGGGAAGACGAAGAATGA